One Candidatus Auribacterota bacterium DNA segment encodes these proteins:
- the rnhC gene encoding ribonuclease HIII, with protein MLTKRSDITYIAYLNEHQVLRMKHDLMEQGFEIREKVPHAFYGASKKGVSLTAFRNGKLLIQGKGTHDFIVFYLEPVLLKEVSLGYEEILDPSIAEARIGVDESGKGDYFGPLIIASVYVEKPIARKMLDLGVADSKQLTAKRIEEMAEVIKNEATYSIVAIGPEKYNALYEKIGNLNRLLAWGHARALENVLIKKSNCKKAILDKFADKSVLNLALMKRGKKIDIVFRVKAESDIAVAAASILARNEFCTRLQKLEEEFKATFPKGGGAAVEKMAKQFISTHGVESLAKVAKLHFKISKKVILES; from the coding sequence GTGCTCACCAAACGATCTGACATAACGTATATCGCATATCTGAACGAACACCAGGTCCTGCGAATGAAGCACGACCTCATGGAGCAGGGGTTCGAGATCAGGGAGAAGGTCCCGCACGCGTTCTACGGGGCGAGCAAGAAGGGCGTGAGCCTGACTGCCTTCCGCAACGGCAAGCTGCTCATCCAAGGAAAGGGCACCCATGATTTCATCGTCTTCTACCTCGAGCCGGTACTGCTCAAGGAGGTGTCGCTGGGGTATGAAGAGATACTCGACCCCTCCATCGCCGAGGCCCGCATCGGGGTGGACGAGAGCGGGAAGGGTGATTACTTCGGACCGCTGATCATCGCCTCCGTCTATGTTGAAAAGCCGATCGCGCGAAAAATGCTCGATCTCGGCGTCGCCGACAGCAAACAGCTCACCGCGAAACGCATTGAAGAAATGGCAGAAGTGATTAAAAACGAGGCCACCTACTCGATTGTCGCGATCGGCCCCGAAAAGTACAATGCGCTCTATGAAAAAATCGGAAACCTCAACAGGCTCCTCGCGTGGGGACACGCCCGGGCGCTGGAAAACGTGCTCATCAAAAAATCGAACTGCAAAAAGGCGATCCTCGATAAGTTCGCGGACAAGAGCGTGCTCAACCTCGCCCTGATGAAGCGGGGCAAGAAGATTGATATCGTGTTCAGGGTAAAAGCGGAATCGGATATCGCCGTCGCAGCCGCTTCAATCCTCGCGAGGAACGAGTTCTGCACGCGATTGCAAAAGCTCGAGGAGGAGTTTAAAGCCACCTTCCCGAAGGGCGGGGGGGCGGCCGTGGAAAAAATGGCGAAGCAGTTCATCTCGACCCACGGCGTGGAGAGCCTCGCGAAGGTGGCCAAGCTGCATTTCAAAATCAGTAAAAAGGTGATCCTGGAGAGCTAG
- the sppA gene encoding signal peptide peptidase SppA: MNDTPGRMRKVLKWAALGLLLLMFAVSIFFNIALSMLVIGQSASGSDAAKFREFTVEGEGPDKAALIPIRGLIGSGYGDSLFGGRGMVASILSQLKKAAGDNAVKAVILEIDSPGGSVGDSDLIYHEVQKIRKSGKPVVSFLRDVATSGAYYVAVGSDKIIAQPTTITGNIGVIVHSVNVEGLFQKLGIREVIIKKGRMKDLLSPTRPLTPEEEQLLQGITDEVFYRFATVVASQRKLSREQMSHIADGRIFLAPEALRAGLVDAIGYRDESLAAVRGMLGVKKIRLIRYEKLFSLREMLSASSHAFSPLVSLREGMMEAAAPKLMYLWTID, encoded by the coding sequence ATGAATGATACACCGGGCCGCATGCGCAAGGTATTAAAATGGGCCGCACTTGGCCTGCTCCTCCTCATGTTCGCGGTGAGCATCTTTTTTAATATCGCCCTCTCCATGCTCGTTATCGGACAGAGCGCATCGGGGAGCGACGCCGCAAAATTCCGCGAGTTCACGGTGGAGGGAGAGGGTCCCGACAAGGCCGCCCTTATTCCCATACGGGGGTTAATCGGCAGCGGTTACGGGGATTCACTCTTCGGGGGGCGCGGAATGGTCGCCTCGATCCTCTCACAGCTCAAGAAGGCCGCGGGCGACAACGCCGTGAAAGCCGTTATCCTTGAGATTGACAGCCCCGGGGGGAGTGTCGGGGACAGCGATCTCATTTACCACGAGGTCCAAAAGATACGCAAAAGCGGCAAGCCGGTAGTCTCTTTTCTCAGAGACGTCGCCACCTCAGGCGCGTACTACGTCGCGGTGGGTTCCGACAAGATCATCGCGCAACCGACGACCATCACCGGCAATATAGGCGTCATCGTGCACAGCGTGAATGTGGAGGGGCTGTTCCAAAAGTTGGGGATCAGGGAAGTCATCATTAAAAAGGGGAGAATGAAAGACCTCCTCTCCCCCACCCGCCCGCTCACCCCCGAGGAGGAACAGCTCCTGCAGGGCATCACCGACGAGGTCTTCTACAGGTTCGCAACCGTCGTCGCCTCACAGAGAAAATTGAGCAGGGAGCAGATGAGCCACATCGCGGACGGAAGAATCTTCCTCGCCCCTGAAGCGCTCAGGGCAGGCCTGGTTGATGCCATCGGATACCGCGACGAGTCCCTCGCAGCGGTGCGCGGGATGCTCGGCGTGAAAAAAATCAGGCTCATCCGCTATGAGAAGCTCTTTTCGCTCAGGGAGATGTTGAGCGCGTCCTCTCATGCATTTTCACCCTTGGTGAGTCTCCGGGAAGGGATGATGGAGGCGGCCGCCCCCAAGCTGATGTATCTATGGACCATCGACTGA
- a CDS encoding methyltransferase domain-containing protein has translation MSSDIPLLCPECRHPLSRKGNGISCDACRGSFPLDDDIPILLPLSLGQFKERESAYHAALSEEFEDIHNLDAGRVARFKEEYHRYLGALEPGSVILELGCGTGWDTARLAARGMAVYLSDISPGMVRKARERVRTSGAAEGAVSFFVFDAEAIPFPSDNFDAVFITAALHHLPSPERSVAEMRRVCRPGGVVVLGFEPNSWPYYTLFPARRFVSVLVKAAALFIRSPREALRKAKTVRRAKGVLIETRGSDAELYSPGDREASGFSRRRIARILKGAGLEPVSVSRVWYLNGFIQEFSLLRKFRSPSPRVEAFLIGLDRLLARIPVVRMANWHWNVIAKKP, from the coding sequence GTGAGCAGTGACATTCCGCTGCTCTGTCCCGAGTGCCGGCATCCGTTAAGCCGGAAGGGGAATGGCATTTCCTGTGACGCCTGCCGCGGGTCGTTTCCCCTCGACGACGATATCCCGATACTTCTCCCCCTCTCGCTGGGTCAGTTCAAGGAACGGGAGAGCGCGTATCACGCCGCCCTGAGCGAGGAGTTCGAAGATATACATAATCTCGATGCCGGCCGCGTCGCCAGGTTCAAAGAGGAGTATCATAGGTATCTCGGGGCGCTCGAGCCCGGCAGCGTGATCCTCGAACTCGGCTGCGGGACGGGCTGGGATACGGCGAGGCTCGCGGCGCGGGGCATGGCCGTGTATCTCAGCGATATCTCCCCGGGTATGGTGAGGAAGGCGCGGGAGCGTGTGCGCACGTCGGGCGCGGCGGAGGGCGCGGTTAGTTTTTTTGTGTTTGATGCGGAGGCGATTCCGTTCCCGTCGGACAATTTTGACGCGGTTTTCATTACCGCTGCGCTCCACCACCTGCCCTCGCCGGAACGCAGCGTTGCCGAGATGCGGAGGGTGTGCAGGCCCGGGGGCGTTGTAGTGCTCGGATTCGAGCCGAACTCCTGGCCGTATTATACGCTCTTCCCCGCGCGGCGGTTTGTGTCGGTTCTCGTGAAAGCCGCGGCGCTGTTCATTCGCTCCCCCCGTGAAGCGCTACGGAAAGCGAAGACCGTCCGGCGCGCAAAAGGGGTGCTGATAGAGACGCGCGGATCAGACGCCGAGCTCTATTCTCCCGGCGACAGGGAAGCGAGCGGATTCAGCAGGAGGCGGATCGCGCGGATTCTCAAGGGGGCCGGCCTTGAGCCTGTCTCCGTTTCGCGAGTCTGGTACCTGAACGGATTTATCCAGGAGTTCTCTCTGCTTAGGAAATTCCGCTCCCCCTCTCCCCGCGTCGAGGCGTTTCTCATCGGGCTTGACCGTCTCCTTGCACGGATCCCGGTGGTGAGGATGGCGAACTGGCACTGGAACGTTATCGCTAAGAAACCGTAG